The following proteins are co-located in the Pomacea canaliculata isolate SZHN2017 linkage group LG10, ASM307304v1, whole genome shotgun sequence genome:
- the LOC112573997 gene encoding GTPase IMAP family member 8-like, giving the protein MEVDTKTISCNHRQSGCMIPAASTQDDTSEVQCLHDRIFKILIIGAPGSGKSTAGNILLGKDHFQVSNANLFSSVTVAAMIGENDREDRHLLVLDTPDICSSNLNNDDKAKSELERWLSMCPDPHLILFTIRYSPADLNDAVRRFTRVKGLWNEEFIRQRLVVLFTFGDKEAPSEEELQKKSHEGLQEILDYAGHRYVIFDPTLGVSEQQKRVDQVLCYLDELSHERDLRRQEKDKQKVLIIGKTTNGKSTVGNSILNKIVFHVTTGLSSSCTKEESRSGCRQGKHITVIETPDVSNLTLEGKAADDEIKKWSDFDPDLILLAIRCDVRYTQEEHQIYKRIKRVLGEQFVCPRLAVAFTFGDRLNTNIEDELKSVYPELQDVLTDARQQYIVFSIDDQEEDKEKHFSKILDFVSEKGKQKTCAENLLWESTPELSQVDFHHIHKDNTSQASIRQLSLFPDEPRHNINVLIVGKTGNGKSTVGNSLLNYSAFCVTRGFASATTRPKTQSARRYGVNITVTDTSDLSNMSVDDKDVDREIHSWRTFQPDVILLTIRCDVRYRPKEFQIYKQIKKGLRDDYLCPRLTVAFTFGERLDRDIKEELKDACIELHEVLKDADNRYLVFRKDDAEEKKRKHIMHLMTFVPTLENEGEIKKILLLGPPKSGKSSGGDAIVGRPVFQAGTETVRTVSYLTYINDTWCQVFDTPGISRPVEEQLRSLLEVTRPGPHAIFYFVRKSIATTEDLELFRRFQDFIEENLRQHVKLVVTMDMEAVRSVPKRVKEMENILCEMSEEAKGGHTLWLIENLTPEHKKKLFADHIKDVLNSTKEAS; this is encoded by the exons ATGGAAGTAGACACAAAAACCATTTCTTGCAACCATAGACAGTCGGGTTGTATGATACCCGCAGCTTCCACTCAAGATGACACAAGTGAGGTTCAATGTCTTCACGACCGAATATTTAAAATCCTCATCATTGGAGCTCCTGGAAGTGGGAAGAGCACAGCTGGAAATATTCTTCTTGGCAAGGACCACTTTCAAGTGTCAAACGCTAATCTCTTCAGTTCCGTAACAGTGGCAGCAATGATTGGAGAAAATGACAGGGAAGACAGACATTTACtg GTTTTAGACACGCCCGACATCTGTAGTTCAAACCTAAACAACGACGATAAAGCGAAAAGTGAACTAGAAAGATGGCTAAGCATGTGTCCAGACCCTCACCTCATCCTGTTCACTATTCGCTACAGCCCCGCGGACCTCAATGACGCTGTACGGAGGTTCACTAGAGTCAAGGGTCTGTGGAACGAGGAATTTATTAGGCAGAGGCTCGTGGTGCTCTTCACATTTGGAGACAAGGAAGCACCGAGTGAAGAGGAACTCCAGAAGAAAAGTCATGAAGGTTTACAGGAGATTCTAGACTACGCCGGCCATCGCTACGTCATCTTTGACCCCACACTCGGGGTCAGCGAGCAACAGAAGCGTGTCGACCAGGTGTTGTGCTACCTTGATGAGTTAA GCCATGAAAGAGATCTTAGGCgacaagaaaaggacaaacaaaaagtGCTGATCATCGGCAAAACTACAAACGGAAAGAGCACGGTGGGCAACTCCATTCTGAACAAGATTGTCTTTCATGTCACCACTGGGCTGTCCTCATCCTGTACAAAGGAGGAAAGCAGGAGTGGTTGTAGACAAGGCAAACATATTACA GTGATTGAAACTCCTGATGTCAGCAACCTTACGCTGGAAGGTAAAGCTGcagatgatgaaataaaaaaatggtcgGATTTCGATCCTGACCTTATCTTGCTGGCCATTCGTTGTGATGTCCGCTATACACAAGAGGAACATCAGATATACAAACGGATAAAGAGAGTTCTCGGGGAACAATTCGTCTGTCCAAGGCTAGCTGTGGCCTTCACCTTCGGGGACAGGCTAAACACAAACATAGAGGATGAGCTGAAATCAGTTTACCCAGAGCTACAGGATGTTCTGACTGATGCAAGACAACAGTATATTGTGTTCAGCATTGACGAtcaagaagaagataaagagaaacattttagcAAAATCCTCGACTTTGTGTCAGAAAAAG GCAAGCAGAAAACGTGTGCGGAAAATCTCCTGTGGGAGTCTACACCTGAGCTGTCCCAGGTAGACTTCCATCACATCCATAAAGACAACACATCCCAAGCCAGCATACGACAACTGTCTTTGTTTCCTGATGAACCAC GACATAACATTAATGTACTGATCGTCGGCAAGACTGGAAATGGAAAAAGCACAGTGGGCAACTCTCTCCTGAACTACTCCGCCTTCTGTGTCACTAGAGGTTTTGCTTCAGCAACCACACGGCCTAAAACCCAATCAGCTCGAAGATACGGAGTCAACATTACA GTGACTGACACTTCTGACCTCAGCAACATGTCTGTCGATGACAAAGATGTGGACAGAGAGATCCACAGCTGGCGGACATTTCAACCTGATGTCATCTTGTTGACTATCCGCTGTGATGTACGCTATAGACCCAAAGAGTTCCAGATttacaaacagataaagaaaggtTTGAGAGATGACTACCTCTGCCCAAGGCTGACCGTGGCCTTCACCTTTGGTGAGCGGCTGGACAGAGACATCAAGGAGGAACTGAAGGACGCGTGCATAGAGTTGCATGAGGTACTGAAGGACGCAGACAATCGCTATCTTGTGTTTAGAAAAGAtgatgctgaagaaaaaaaaaggaaacatattATGCACCTGATGACCTTCGTACCTACTCTTG AAAATgagggagaaataaagaagattCTTCTTCTTGGACCCCCTAAAAGCGGGAAGAGTTCAGGTGGCGATGCCATCGTAGGCAGACCAGTGTTTCAGGCCGGCACAGAGACTGTCAGGACGGTCAGCTATTTGACCTACATTAACGACACCTGGTGTCAG GTATTTGATACACCGGGAATATCAAGGCCCGTTGAGGAGCAGTTAAGGAGTCTGTTGGAAGTGACTCGTCCCGGTCCACACGCCATCTTTTATTTCGTCAGGAAGTCCATTGCGACGACTGAAGACCTCGAACTGTTCAGACGATTTCAAGACTTCATCGAGGAGAACCTCAGGCAGCACGTGAAACTTGTTGTTACTATGGATATGGAGGCGGTACGTTCTGTTCCAAAGCgagtgaaagaaatggaaaacattttatgtgaaatgAGTGAAGAGGCGAAAGGCGGCCACACTCTCTGGTTAATCGAAAATTTAACGCCAGAGcacaagaaaaaattatttgcagatcACATTAAGGATGTCCTTAATTCAACGAAGGAAGCTTCATAG